TCTCAAAGTCTTAATACCGCCCGGGATGTTCTCGTCTCGTTCCACGAGGCGAACATCCTGGTCTACCCCCGACCGTACGAGGGTCTCCAGGAGGCGTTGAAACTTGAGTGAGAAACCCCAGCTCGAGTGGTTCCGGAACCGGCGCGAGTCCCGCGCCCTCGGAATGGTGCGGGAGCACGTGACCGAGGTGGTGGACGCGGCCGAGGAGCTTGACAACGTCCTCGACGCCGCGGTCCGCGGTCGGCAGGACGAACTCGCCGCGGCGTTCAAACGGCTCCTGATGAACGAGAAGGCCGCGGACAACGCGGAGATCAACCTCGTCGAGGAGCTCAGCCGGGGCGAGTTGCCCGGGAAGGACCGAGAAGACATGATGCGCCTCGTGTCCTCCGTCGACCTGATCGCGG
The sequence above is drawn from the Thermoplasmata archaeon genome and encodes:
- a CDS encoding DUF47 family protein, coding for MSEKPQLEWFRNRRESRALGMVREHVTEVVDAAEELDNVLDAAVRGRQDELAAAFKRLLMNEKAADNAEINLVEELSRGELPGKDREDMMRLVSSVDLIADWLKVSGKNVDLLQETGVTIPPEVWSSFKEMTKNTLDCARSLKAMIDVYGRD